A stretch of the TM7 phylum sp. oral taxon 349 genome encodes the following:
- the ruvA gene encoding Holliday junction branch migration protein RuvA: MIAHVFGTVAEKFNDSIVVDAGGVGYEVYVAAGDFERFNVGSEAKIYTYHHVREQAEELFGFSSLAAKKLFQLLITVQGVGPKAALAILSLGEAEIVRNAIANADHAFIQKAAGVGKKTAERVVVDLSDKVGLPTAHNHSDISPQVSSSATDEALEALVALGYTLADATRALEGVDPALPTAERVTRALRG; the protein is encoded by the coding sequence ATGATAGCGCATGTGTTTGGCACGGTTGCGGAAAAATTTAATGATAGTATTGTTGTTGATGCTGGCGGTGTTGGCTATGAGGTATACGTGGCGGCAGGTGATTTCGAGCGCTTTAATGTGGGCAGTGAAGCGAAAATCTACACGTATCACCACGTACGCGAGCAGGCTGAAGAGCTCTTTGGGTTTTCATCGCTGGCGGCAAAAAAGTTATTTCAGCTACTTATCACCGTGCAGGGTGTTGGTCCGAAAGCGGCGCTTGCAATCTTGAGTCTGGGCGAGGCGGAAATTGTTCGCAATGCCATAGCTAACGCCGATCATGCTTTCATCCAAAAAGCCGCTGGCGTCGGTAAAAAAACTGCCGAGCGCGTAGTGGTTGATCTAAGCGATAAAGTTGGTTTGCCGACAGCACACAATCATTCCGATATATCGCCGCAGGTTTCGTCTAGCGCTACTGATGAAGCTCTTGAAGCCCTTGTAGCGCTTGGCTATACATTGGCAGACGCGACGCGTGCACTTGAAGGAGTTGATCCGGCGCTACCGACAGCTGAGCGCGTGACGCGGGCACTGCGAGGATGA
- the rimK gene encoding 30S ribosomal protein S6--L-glutamate ligase, with the protein MKIAILSNGSGNYSTKRLREVAKARGHTVRVVKYKECYASIEQNNPVVSYRGEDLSGYDAIIPRIASYMTRYGTAIVRQMEMQGVWTISSSIAITRSRDKLRSTQLLARAGVGIPKTVFSRNSTDIDDLLEKLGGTPVIIKLARGTHGNGVVLAESKKAAKSVLQAFYLTNEDGTNVLLQEFVKESAGTDIRAFVVGSRVVASMRRQSLDDDFRSNLHKGGAGTAIKLTDEERKMCVKAARAMNLTVAGVDFMRSSRGPLVLEVNASPGFGIEKITGRDVATPIIEYIERNAKRRPKKDKVGA; encoded by the coding sequence ATGAAAATTGCTATCTTATCTAATGGTTCCGGAAACTATTCGACGAAGCGACTCAGAGAAGTTGCGAAAGCGCGTGGGCACACGGTACGTGTAGTTAAATACAAAGAGTGCTATGCTTCAATTGAACAAAATAATCCGGTCGTGAGCTATCGCGGTGAGGACTTAAGTGGTTACGATGCAATAATTCCGCGCATTGCTAGCTACATGACGCGTTACGGCACAGCGATTGTTCGCCAGATGGAAATGCAAGGCGTATGGACAATTTCTAGTTCCATCGCTATTACGCGTAGTCGCGACAAACTACGTTCAACGCAGTTGCTTGCTCGAGCAGGTGTAGGAATCCCGAAAACGGTGTTTAGTCGTAACTCGACCGATATTGACGATTTGCTTGAAAAGCTTGGTGGTACGCCAGTAATTATCAAACTAGCTCGTGGTACGCATGGTAACGGTGTTGTACTTGCGGAAAGCAAAAAGGCGGCGAAATCGGTATTACAGGCTTTTTATCTTACAAATGAAGATGGCACAAACGTATTGTTGCAAGAGTTTGTAAAGGAGTCAGCGGGAACGGACATTCGAGCGTTTGTTGTTGGCAGCCGTGTAGTGGCAAGCATGCGACGCCAGAGTTTGGATGACGATTTCCGCAGTAATTTACACAAGGGCGGTGCTGGTACAGCAATTAAATTGACCGATGAAGAGCGTAAAATGTGCGTGAAAGCAGCGCGAGCGATGAATCTTACTGTTGCTGGCGTTGACTTCATGCGTTCGTCGCGCGGACCACTGGTGCTGGAGGTAAATGCTAGTCCAGGCTTTGGCATTGAGAAAATTACAGGACGCGATGTGGCGACACCTATCATTGAATATATTGAGCGTAATGCTAAGCGGCGACCAAAAAAAGATAAGGTTGGAGCATAA
- a CDS encoding IS30 family transposase, which translates to MRCWLDARNNPCCSELSGYQQTREFVESRLRLRWSPEQIAGRLQIEINKRDKSASLSYISPKAICKYAKKYNLHKHLRRRGKKYRCSRIPAVPAGWMSAGKRNIAARPGVVDELGRLGDLEGDTIFGKDSRDRLLTHVERKTGLVSISLVCGYDVHKIQKQTMLDLERLSRHTGALPKTITYDNGVEFAGWRQTEKDLGADIYFANPYHSWERGRNENANGLIRDFFPKGTDFKKLTNRDILKVESMLNNRPRKRFQWLTPLEYAASLGVAVEGWV; encoded by the coding sequence ATAAGATGCTGGCTAGATGCAAGAAACAATCCCTGCTGCTCGGAGCTTTCTGGATACCAGCAAACCAGAGAGTTCGTTGAATCGCGCCTCAGGCTGCGTTGGTCTCCCGAGCAGATTGCTGGCAGGCTGCAGATAGAGATTAACAAAAGAGACAAATCTGCTAGCTTGTCTTACATCTCGCCTAAAGCAATCTGCAAATACGCCAAGAAATACAACCTCCATAAACACCTGCGGCGCCGCGGCAAGAAATACAGATGCAGCCGTATACCTGCCGTACCTGCCGGCTGGATGTCTGCCGGCAAACGCAATATTGCAGCTAGACCCGGCGTAGTGGATGAACTCGGGCGCTTAGGCGACCTAGAGGGCGATACCATCTTCGGCAAAGATAGCCGAGACAGATTGCTAACTCACGTGGAGCGAAAGACGGGGTTAGTCTCAATTAGCCTAGTGTGCGGCTATGATGTACATAAGATACAAAAACAGACCATGCTTGATCTAGAAAGGCTCAGCAGGCACACCGGAGCCTTGCCAAAGACCATAACCTACGACAACGGCGTAGAATTTGCCGGTTGGAGACAAACCGAGAAAGACCTAGGAGCGGATATTTACTTCGCCAATCCCTACCATTCCTGGGAACGAGGCAGAAACGAAAACGCCAACGGGCTCATCCGCGACTTCTTCCCCAAAGGCACTGACTTCAAAAAACTAACTAACCGGGATATATTAAAAGTAGAATCCATGCTTAACAACCGACCAAGAAAACGATTCCAGTGGCTAACGCCACTGGAATACGCCGCGTCTTTGGGTGTTGCGGTTGAGGGGTGGGTTTAA
- a CDS encoding penicillin-binding protein: MSSLLSKKKQSKMKPARMGRYANLGRQKSPRHRSKWTPPGKFGEFVTWWRGLPLKKKIAFITLPILVFLIVVPIVTYVMLANDIKDPERLMNRNNTGIVLQDVNGKSFYSVGRAEHRNDVALANISDSMKKALIASEDKDFYKHGGFNPLSILRALVTRTGGGSTLTQQLVKNTLLSDERSYFRKYQELFMAIAVEQNYSKDQILAMYLNSVYFGENAFGIEEAAKVYFNTTPDKLDIAQSAMLIGLLPAPTAYSPISGNKNYAKERQNTVLSRMVKNGFITEDQKNAAAAQELVYGAGAKKNETSIAPHFAEMVINQLSKKYGYEKVMRSGYQVKTTLDLSAQKTLTDNIVAQMKYINRMGGSNASGVVVDPTNGEIRALVGSADYGNEKWGKVNMVTTARQTGSSFKPIYYANALADGVITPATVFDDKVKDFGGGYVPRDADRREASRGKASVRQALNWSLNIPSVEVMQKYGISKSISTAKNLGITTLSDNTSSYGLSLALGSAEVPLVEMVNAYAAFANNGQQYDVTMISEINNKFGKQIFAREHKGKQAISQQGAYLISNVLSDAATRARIFGSSITVPGNRTVAVKTGTTNDNRDAWTIGYNPQYVVGVWVGNNDNTVMRSGGSDMAGPIFKGTMSALLKGKADVKFNIPNGIVQRAVCRENGGLAVKAGGNTYNEYFMSGALPTESCNAEPTTVSVCNLATGKVESIKEDEFNESKYSKDTANCKAATEQVCDLSTGKVISINANEYDSTKYSRDTADCANNQRVAVCDTQTGKIVTIPKTQAVNSRYSRDTANCVAKEKDDNSNDNTGGNEDNNSGNTAPTNP, translated from the coding sequence GTGAGTAGTTTATTGTCAAAGAAGAAGCAGTCAAAAATGAAACCAGCACGCATGGGGCGCTATGCAAATCTAGGGCGGCAAAAATCGCCACGCCATCGTTCAAAGTGGACACCACCAGGTAAGTTTGGTGAATTTGTGACGTGGTGGCGCGGACTTCCGCTAAAGAAAAAAATAGCATTTATCACATTGCCGATTCTCGTCTTTTTGATTGTTGTACCGATCGTTACCTATGTTATGCTCGCAAACGATATTAAGGATCCAGAACGGTTGATGAACCGTAATAATACTGGTATTGTGCTGCAAGATGTGAACGGCAAATCATTTTATAGCGTGGGGCGGGCGGAGCATCGTAATGATGTAGCACTTGCAAACATTTCCGATAGTATGAAAAAAGCGTTGATTGCCAGCGAAGACAAAGATTTCTATAAACACGGCGGTTTTAATCCGCTGAGCATCTTGCGCGCGCTGGTGACACGAACGGGCGGCGGCTCAACACTGACGCAACAGCTCGTGAAAAACACTCTGCTGAGCGATGAGCGCAGTTACTTCCGCAAGTATCAGGAGCTCTTTATGGCAATCGCCGTAGAACAAAATTACTCGAAAGATCAGATTTTGGCAATGTATTTAAATTCAGTATACTTTGGAGAGAATGCGTTTGGTATTGAAGAAGCTGCAAAAGTGTATTTTAATACGACGCCAGATAAACTTGATATAGCGCAAAGCGCGATGCTCATCGGGTTGCTGCCTGCGCCGACCGCGTATTCGCCAATTAGCGGCAATAAAAATTACGCGAAAGAGCGTCAAAATACCGTGCTGTCGCGTATGGTAAAAAACGGTTTTATCACGGAGGATCAGAAAAATGCTGCTGCTGCCCAAGAACTTGTGTACGGCGCAGGTGCGAAGAAAAACGAAACGTCAATCGCGCCGCATTTCGCGGAAATGGTAATTAACCAACTGAGTAAAAAGTACGGTTACGAAAAAGTCATGCGTTCGGGCTATCAGGTAAAAACAACGCTTGATTTATCGGCGCAGAAAACACTAACGGATAACATTGTTGCGCAAATGAAATATATTAACCGCATGGGCGGCAGTAATGCGAGCGGTGTTGTCGTTGACCCGACAAACGGCGAGATTCGCGCCTTGGTTGGCAGCGCTGATTACGGCAACGAAAAGTGGGGCAAGGTCAATATGGTAACGACAGCCCGACAAACGGGGTCAAGTTTTAAGCCGATCTATTACGCAAATGCTCTTGCTGATGGCGTTATTACGCCCGCAACTGTATTTGACGATAAAGTGAAAGATTTTGGCGGTGGGTATGTGCCGCGCGATGCTGATCGCCGCGAGGCAAGCCGCGGTAAGGCATCGGTGCGCCAGGCGCTCAATTGGTCTCTCAATATTCCGAGCGTAGAGGTTATGCAGAAATACGGTATTTCGAAATCAATTAGCACTGCTAAAAATCTCGGCATCACCACGCTAAGTGATAATACGAGTAGTTACGGTTTATCGCTGGCACTTGGTTCGGCGGAAGTTCCGTTGGTTGAAATGGTGAACGCATATGCAGCGTTTGCAAACAACGGTCAGCAATACGACGTGACTATGATATCGGAGATTAACAATAAGTTCGGTAAGCAAATTTTTGCACGTGAGCATAAGGGTAAACAGGCGATTAGCCAGCAGGGAGCATACTTGATTTCAAATGTACTAAGTGACGCTGCGACGCGTGCTCGGATTTTCGGCTCATCAATTACAGTACCTGGCAACCGTACGGTAGCGGTCAAGACCGGTACAACGAACGACAACCGCGATGCTTGGACTATTGGCTACAATCCGCAATATGTCGTCGGCGTATGGGTTGGTAATAACGACAATACTGTGATGCGTAGTGGGGGCAGCGACATGGCGGGCCCGATTTTCAAAGGTACGATGTCGGCATTATTGAAAGGTAAGGCTGATGTAAAATTTAATATACCAAATGGTATAGTGCAGCGCGCTGTTTGCCGTGAGAACGGTGGGTTGGCGGTAAAAGCGGGCGGTAATACCTACAACGAATATTTCATGAGCGGCGCATTGCCAACCGAAAGCTGTAACGCTGAGCCGACAACTGTAAGCGTTTGTAACCTCGCGACAGGCAAAGTCGAGTCTATAAAAGAAGACGAATTTAATGAATCGAAATACTCAAAAGACACAGCAAACTGTAAAGCAGCGACTGAACAAGTCTGTGACCTGTCAACTGGAAAAGTCATATCAATCAACGCAAATGAATACGATAGTACAAAGTATTCGCGCGACACTGCAGATTGCGCCAATAACCAGCGTGTCGCTGTTTGCGATACGCAAACGGGCAAGATTGTTACAATACCAAAGACGCAAGCGGTTAATTCGCGCTATTCGCGCGACACTGCAAACTGTGTTGCAAAAGAAAAGGATGATAACTCTAATGATAATACCGGAGGTAATGAAGATAATAATAGCGGCAACACGGCGCCAACTAATCCGTAG
- a CDS encoding YebC/PmpR family DNA-binding transcriptional regulator: MSGHSKWATTHRQKAIVDAKRGAIFTKIGNQIAIAARGGTDPATNSALALAIEKAKAANMPNANIQRAIDRVNDKNAAALEEVTYEAYGPGGVGIIVEAATDNKNRTYPEIRTALTKNGGTMADAGSVMFQFTRRGVIRVAATGEDALLQVLDAGAEDAVEESDGLTVYTDMKDLAKVRAALVQAGLKVEDAELQYVANNDVPVDDAETARKLMKVLDAVEELDDVTNVHTNADITVDVN, encoded by the coding sequence ATGTCAGGACATAGCAAATGGGCAACGACGCATCGTCAGAAAGCGATTGTTGATGCTAAGCGTGGGGCTATTTTCACGAAAATCGGTAATCAAATCGCGATTGCGGCACGTGGTGGTACTGATCCGGCAACTAACTCGGCGTTAGCGTTGGCGATTGAGAAAGCAAAAGCCGCTAACATGCCAAACGCTAATATCCAGCGTGCGATTGACCGAGTAAACGATAAAAATGCAGCAGCACTTGAAGAAGTGACGTACGAGGCGTATGGTCCAGGTGGTGTCGGCATTATAGTTGAGGCGGCGACTGATAATAAAAATCGCACGTATCCGGAAATCCGCACAGCATTGACAAAGAATGGTGGTACGATGGCAGATGCGGGTAGCGTAATGTTTCAGTTTACGCGCAGAGGTGTGATTCGCGTAGCGGCTACTGGAGAGGACGCGCTATTGCAGGTGCTTGACGCAGGTGCGGAAGATGCAGTTGAAGAGAGTGATGGGCTAACTGTTTATACTGACATGAAGGATTTAGCTAAAGTTCGCGCAGCGCTAGTGCAGGCTGGGTTGAAGGTTGAAGATGCTGAATTGCAATATGTTGCTAATAACGACGTGCCGGTTGATGATGCCGAAACTGCGCGAAAACTAATGAAGGTGCTTGATGCAGTTGAAGAGCTTGATGACGTTACGAACGTCCATACAAATGCCGACATCACAGTTGATGTCAACTAG
- the ruvC gene encoding crossover junction endodeoxyribonuclease RuvC — protein MRIIGIDPGTGILGFGVIDAVGGRVKLVTAGVVTTPAYTPLPERLEEIYNSLTEIIAETKPQHMAIEKLFFTKNITTAISVAEARGVATLTGQQANLGIYEYTPNEIKKTITGYGSAKKPQMQEMVRLQLELTEVPKPDDCADALAAALTHAFMWRGRAV, from the coding sequence ATGCGTATAATCGGTATTGATCCTGGTACAGGTATTCTCGGATTCGGTGTGATTGACGCTGTGGGCGGGCGTGTGAAATTAGTGACGGCGGGCGTAGTGACAACACCGGCGTATACACCGTTGCCGGAGCGGCTTGAGGAGATTTATAATAGTTTGACGGAAATTATCGCCGAGACTAAGCCGCAACATATGGCGATTGAAAAACTATTTTTCACAAAAAACATCACGACAGCAATTAGCGTGGCAGAAGCGCGTGGCGTGGCGACGCTTACGGGGCAACAAGCGAATCTTGGAATCTACGAGTATACGCCGAATGAAATCAAAAAAACAATCACGGGCTATGGTTCAGCAAAGAAGCCGCAAATGCAGGAAATGGTGCGACTGCAGTTAGAATTAACAGAAGTACCAAAGCCAGATGATTGCGCCGATGCGCTAGCTGCGGCGCTGACGCACGCTTTCATGTGGCGCGGACGCGCGGTATAA